From one Catenuloplanes nepalensis genomic stretch:
- a CDS encoding ABC transporter ATP-binding protein, translating to MSEDGVGAAGGAIAAVSAVDVWKVYGSGEAQVMALAGITTRFEKGRFTAIMGPSGSGKSTLMHCLAGLDTVTRGMIHIGETPLTGMNDTQLTKLRRSKIGFIFQQFNLLPTLTAEENMLLPLSIAGRKADPEWFETIVSTVGLKDRLHHRPTQLSGGQQQRVACARALLARPDVVFADEPTGNLDSRAGADVLSFLRNSVHEHGQTIIMVTHDPVAASYADHVIFLADGRMVDELSEPTAEGVLDKLKHLDTEPVG from the coding sequence ATGTCGGAGGACGGTGTCGGCGCTGCCGGGGGCGCGATCGCGGCGGTGTCGGCCGTGGATGTGTGGAAGGTCTACGGGAGTGGCGAGGCGCAGGTGATGGCGCTGGCCGGGATCACCACCCGGTTCGAGAAGGGGCGCTTCACCGCGATCATGGGGCCGTCGGGAAGCGGGAAGTCGACGCTGATGCACTGCCTCGCGGGCCTGGACACCGTGACCCGCGGCATGATCCACATCGGAGAGACGCCGCTGACCGGCATGAACGACACGCAGCTGACGAAACTGCGGCGCAGCAAGATCGGGTTCATCTTTCAGCAGTTCAACCTGTTGCCGACGTTGACGGCGGAGGAGAACATGCTGCTGCCGCTGTCGATCGCTGGGCGCAAGGCCGACCCGGAGTGGTTCGAGACGATCGTGAGCACGGTGGGGCTGAAGGACCGGTTGCATCACCGGCCGACGCAGCTCTCCGGCGGGCAGCAGCAGCGGGTCGCGTGTGCGCGGGCGCTGCTGGCGCGGCCGGACGTGGTGTTCGCGGACGAGCCGACCGGCAACCTGGACAGCCGGGCGGGCGCGGACGTGCTGTCGTTCCTGCGCAACAGCGTGCACGAGCACGGGCAGACGATCATCATGGTGACGCACGATCCGGTGGCGGCGTCGTACGCGGATCACGTCATCTTCCTCGCGGACGGCCGGATGGTGGACGAGCTGTCCGAGCCGACCGCGGAGGGTGTGCTGGACAAGCTCAAGCACCTCGACACCGAGCCGGTGGGCTGA
- a CDS encoding ABC transporter permease gives MLRATIKSLLARKLRLVLSGLAIVLGVMFVSSAFVLTDSLGGRFERLFQTVNQDTAVQVRAEDATDGRTLTDADIARLSQVEGVARAAGDASAQGIVPFRARDGKAVPSTGAPQLGAGWTDGGDLLRVAEGTAPARDTEVALTRFTAEQAGVGVGDRAKIYIGPRYEAKEYTVSGVLEYSGGRPSLSGETLVAFTMAEAQQQFYGRTGVYGGVALTATEGISDDDLKNRVAAAVPAGFEAVTGAEIAEEQASAFKQLLTFVNWFFLGFALIALLVGMFLIFNTFNIIIAQRARELALFRALGAGWGQLTGSVLIEALVVGFVASTLGLLAGIGVAYGLQAAAGAFGLPLPEGGLVVGVLAIVVSYLLGVLMTVTAALIPAIRAASVPPIAAMREVSRPDKPMLALTITGSVFTGLGVAAIAAALSGAPLAAVLIGAGVLLSIIGVALLSPALTRPVAGLIGRLVAWGTAGDLGRRNALRNPRRTSVTAVALMIGVALVSTVTVIGSSLRSTVRDLVENDIGAEVMILTNSQQLPDGREGFDPARLAQVDALPGVRESVAYHFSIATVNGQPQQFVSATDLAEAGPMFALEEESGTVTPTGATDALIDTNTAAALNLKVGDTATVEAAKGGPVTYTIAGVYSSQLTAGLLLPGSAVRNFAGPLAMQGFVALDTGADTSAVVAGVEKIMADYPLVTVGDQESFIAQQNALVDGILAIFYVLLALAVIVAFLGIVNTLVLSIYERTRELGLLRAIGTTRRQVRGMVRVESLLIAVYGCLLGILLGVGLGASASVALRQQDVLSVVTIPYAQLIGLLVAAALAGVLAAILPARRASRLNVLDAIAYE, from the coding sequence GTGCTGCGCGCGACGATCAAGAGTCTGCTGGCCCGTAAGCTGCGGCTGGTCCTGTCCGGGCTGGCGATCGTGCTCGGGGTCATGTTCGTGTCCAGCGCGTTCGTGCTCACGGACTCGCTGGGCGGCCGGTTCGAGCGGCTGTTCCAGACCGTCAACCAGGACACGGCCGTGCAGGTGCGGGCCGAGGACGCCACGGACGGCAGGACGCTCACCGACGCGGACATCGCGCGGCTGAGCCAGGTCGAGGGCGTGGCCCGGGCGGCTGGGGACGCGTCCGCGCAGGGGATCGTGCCGTTCCGGGCGCGGGATGGCAAGGCGGTGCCGTCGACCGGCGCGCCGCAGCTCGGGGCCGGCTGGACCGACGGCGGCGACCTGCTGCGAGTCGCCGAGGGCACCGCACCGGCCCGGGACACCGAGGTCGCGCTGACCCGCTTCACGGCGGAGCAGGCGGGCGTGGGCGTCGGCGACCGGGCGAAGATCTACATCGGGCCTCGGTACGAGGCGAAGGAGTACACCGTGTCGGGCGTGCTCGAGTACTCCGGTGGGCGGCCGTCGCTGTCCGGGGAGACGCTCGTCGCGTTCACCATGGCGGAGGCGCAGCAGCAGTTCTACGGCCGGACCGGCGTGTACGGCGGGGTGGCGCTGACCGCGACCGAGGGCATCTCCGACGACGACCTGAAGAACCGGGTCGCGGCCGCGGTGCCGGCCGGGTTCGAGGCGGTCACCGGTGCGGAGATCGCGGAGGAGCAGGCCAGCGCGTTCAAGCAGCTGCTGACGTTCGTGAACTGGTTCTTCCTCGGGTTCGCCCTGATCGCGCTGCTGGTCGGGATGTTCCTGATCTTCAACACGTTCAACATCATCATCGCGCAGCGGGCCCGGGAGCTGGCACTGTTCCGCGCGCTCGGCGCCGGCTGGGGGCAGCTGACCGGGTCCGTGCTGATCGAGGCGCTGGTGGTCGGGTTCGTCGCGTCCACGCTGGGGCTGCTCGCGGGCATCGGCGTCGCGTACGGGCTGCAGGCCGCGGCCGGCGCGTTCGGGCTGCCGCTGCCCGAGGGCGGCCTGGTCGTCGGCGTGCTCGCGATCGTGGTGTCGTACCTGCTGGGCGTGCTGATGACGGTCACGGCCGCGCTGATCCCGGCGATCCGGGCCGCGTCGGTGCCGCCGATCGCGGCGATGCGCGAGGTGTCCCGGCCGGACAAGCCGATGCTGGCCCTGACGATCACCGGGTCGGTCTTCACCGGGCTGGGCGTGGCCGCGATCGCGGCGGCGCTGTCCGGCGCGCCGCTGGCCGCCGTGCTGATCGGCGCGGGCGTACTGCTGTCGATCATCGGGGTGGCGCTGCTGTCGCCGGCGCTGACCCGGCCGGTCGCGGGCCTGATCGGCCGGCTGGTCGCCTGGGGCACGGCCGGTGACCTGGGCCGCCGCAACGCGCTGCGCAACCCGCGGCGCACGTCCGTCACCGCGGTCGCGCTCATGATCGGCGTGGCGCTGGTCAGCACGGTCACCGTGATCGGCTCGTCGTTGCGCTCCACCGTACGGGACCTGGTGGAGAACGACATCGGCGCCGAGGTGATGATCCTGACGAACTCGCAGCAGCTGCCGGACGGCCGGGAGGGCTTCGACCCGGCGCGGCTCGCGCAGGTGGACGCGCTGCCGGGGGTGCGCGAGTCGGTCGCCTACCACTTCAGCATCGCGACCGTGAACGGGCAGCCGCAGCAGTTCGTCTCCGCGACCGACCTGGCCGAGGCCGGTCCGATGTTCGCGCTGGAGGAGGAGTCCGGCACGGTCACACCCACCGGGGCCACGGACGCGCTGATCGACACGAACACGGCCGCGGCGCTGAACCTGAAGGTCGGCGACACGGCCACGGTCGAGGCGGCGAAGGGCGGCCCGGTCACGTACACGATCGCGGGGGTCTACTCCAGCCAGCTCACGGCCGGTCTGCTGCTGCCGGGGAGCGCGGTGCGTAACTTCGCGGGGCCGCTGGCCATGCAGGGGTTCGTGGCGCTGGACACCGGCGCAGACACCAGCGCGGTCGTGGCCGGCGTCGAGAAGATCATGGCGGACTACCCGCTGGTGACGGTCGGCGACCAGGAGTCGTTCATCGCGCAGCAGAACGCGCTGGTCGACGGCATCCTCGCGATCTTCTACGTGCTGCTGGCGCTGGCCGTGATCGTGGCGTTCCTCGGCATCGTGAACACGCTCGTGCTCAGCATCTACGAACGGACCCGGGAGCTGGGCCTGCTCCGGGCGATCGGCACCACGCGACGGCAGGTGCGCGGCATGGTACGGGTCGAGTCGCTGCTGATCGCGGTCTACGGCTGCCTGCTCGGCATCCTGCTCGGCGTCGGCCTGGGCGCCTCCGCGTCCGTGGCGCTGCGCCAGCAGGACGTGCTGTCCGTCGTCACCATCCCGTACGCGCAGCTCATCGGTCTGCTCGTGGCCGCCGCGCTGGCCGGGGTGCTGGCCGCGATCCTGCCCGCACGGCGGGCCTCCCGGCTCAACGTGCTGGACGCGATCGCCTACGAGTAG